One stretch of Ostrinia nubilalis chromosome 11, ilOstNubi1.1, whole genome shotgun sequence DNA includes these proteins:
- the LOC135076296 gene encoding octopamine receptor, which translates to MGQTHTHVDTNFTLVNFSEIYDVIADDKDACAVADEPKYPSSFGVTLAVPEWEAICTAIVLTLIIISTIVGNILVILSVFTYKPLRIVQNFFIVSLAVADLTVAILVLPLNVAYSILGQWVFGIYMCKMWLTCDIMCCTSSILNLCAIALDRYWAITDPINYAQKRTLERVLLMIGIVWGLSLVISSPPLLGWNDWPDVFEPDTPCRLTSQPGFVVFSSSGSFYIPLVIMTVVYFEIYLATKKRLRDRAKATKISTISSGQNRFTAKECDQNDQDSVSSEANHNEHQGVTRLVSDNEKKKRTRKLTPKKKQKKRYWSKDDKSQNKLIIPILSNENSVTDVVDNMENRNTSSESNSKETHDDELLEAAEPVVKPQKRAKPNQPNAVYQFIEEKQRISLTRERRAARTLGIIMGVFVVCWLPFFVIYLVIPFCASCCLSNKFINFITWLGYVNSALNPLIYTIFNMDFRRAFKKLLCIKP; encoded by the coding sequence ATGGGGCAGACACACACGCACGTTGATACAAACTTCACTCTGGTGAATTTTTCGGAGATTTATGACGTCATCGCCGATGATAAGGACGCGTGCGCCGTCGCTGACGAGCCCAAATACCCGAGCAGCTTTGGCGTCACGCTAGCCGTGCCCGAATGGGAGGCTATTTGCACAGCCATAGTACTTACACTCATAATAATCTCCACTATCGTCGGGAACATCCTAGTAATCCTCAGCGTATTTACATACAAACCGCTTAGGATCGTGCAAAACTTCTTCATAGTCTCGCTGGCTGTTGCGGATTTGACTGTAGCTATATTAGTACTGCCTCTCAACGTAGCCTACTCCATTTTAGGACAATGGGTCTTCGGGATTTATATGTGCAAAATGTGGCTAACGTGCGACATAATGTGTTGTACGTCGTCCATCTTGAATCTGTGCGCGATCGCTCTCGACCGGTACTGGGCCATTACGGACCCCATAAATTACGCACAAAAGAGAACACTTGAAAGGGTACTCCTAATGATTGGTATTGTATGGGGTCTTTCATTGGTTATTAGTTCCCCTCCGCTGCTCGGATGGAACGACTGGCCTGACGTGTTCGAACCTGATACGCCCTGTAGATTGACTTCCCAACCCGGTTTCGTAGTTTTCTCATCATCTGGATCATTTTACATACCATTAGTTATTATGACAGTAGTGTACTTCGAAATTTATCTGGCCACAAAGAAAAGGTTAAGAGACCGGGCCAAGGCAACAAAAATCAGTACGATATCAAGCGGCCAGAATAGGTTCACCGCTAAAGAGTGCGATCAGAACGACCAAGACTCCGTTAGCTCGGAAGCGAACCACAACGAGCATCAAGGCGTTACACGTTTAGTTTCCGataatgaaaagaaaaagaGGACGAGAAAATTGACCCCTAAGAAAAAGCAAAAGAAGCGATATTGGAGTAAGgacgataagtcacaaaataaattaatcatacCGATTTTGTCCAACGAGAATTCTGTGACAGATGTGGTAGATAACATGGAGAATAGGAATACGTCTTCCGAGAGTAATTCGAAGGAGACACACGATGACGAGTTATTGGAAGCCGCAGAACCGGTGGTGAAACCCCAAAAGCGGGCAAAACCGAACCAACCTAACGCTGTTTATCAGTTCATCGAAGAAAAACAACGTATCTCGTTAACGCGCGAGCGACGCGCGGCCAGGACCCTTGGGATCATAATGGGCGTGTTTGTCGTGTGTTGGCTACCTTTTTTCGTAATTTACCTCGTGATTCCCTTCTGCGCCAGCTGCTGCTTATCCAATAAATTCATCAACTTCATTACCTGGCTTGGATACGTGAACTCCGCGCTTAACCCTCTAATATACACCATATTTAATATGGACTTTAGACGCGCGTTCAAGAAACTGCTCTGTATAAAACCGTAA